The proteins below are encoded in one region of Pseudoduganella armeniaca:
- a CDS encoding tRNA-uridine aminocarboxypropyltransferase encodes MTSKRATCPACLRPSTTCICRWIAPTPACTGVLLLQHPLEVHNAKNSARLLHLSLPGSALVVGETFDDASLRALLAGPRRPVLLYPDTPGDASLGIAPPAPFEPAWADDPAALLLVVLDATWRKSRKMLYLNPALQALPRLALRDVPASQYRIRKAHAPGQLSTLEATVHALSQLENDTARYAPLLQAFDGFVGQQQALAGPRG; translated from the coding sequence ATGACCTCGAAACGCGCCACTTGCCCCGCCTGCCTGCGTCCATCCACCACCTGCATCTGCCGATGGATCGCGCCCACGCCGGCGTGCACCGGCGTCCTGCTGCTGCAGCACCCGCTGGAAGTCCACAACGCGAAAAACAGCGCCCGCCTGCTGCACCTGTCGTTGCCGGGCAGCGCGCTGGTGGTCGGGGAAACTTTCGACGACGCCTCGTTGCGGGCTTTGCTGGCCGGCCCGCGCAGGCCCGTGCTGCTGTACCCCGATACCCCTGGTGACGCCTCGCTGGGCATCGCGCCGCCAGCGCCGTTCGAGCCGGCATGGGCGGACGATCCGGCGGCCCTGCTGCTGGTCGTGCTGGACGCCACGTGGCGCAAGAGCCGCAAGATGTTGTACCTGAATCCCGCGTTGCAGGCCTTGCCGCGGCTGGCCCTGCGCGACGTACCGGCCTCGCAGTACCGCATCCGCAAGGCGCATGCGCCGGGCCAGCTCTCCACGCTGGAAGCGACCGTGCACGCGCTGTCGCAGCTGGAAAACGATACGGCACGGTATGCGCCGCTATTGCAGGCGTTCGACGGCTTCGTCGGCCAGCAGCAGGCGCTGGCCGGGCCGCGCGGCTAG